One window of the Methylocystis parvus OBBP genome contains the following:
- a CDS encoding ABC transporter ATP-binding protein, whose product MASPLVSLHAVSKTFPSGVTALSGVDLDVRRGEALTLLGPSGCGKSTVLRLISGLAKPSGGAISWDDPMARKNIGFVFQDPTLLPWASVFDNVYLPLRLAGAGRTEAVPRIEDALARVGLSEFASALPRELSGGMKMRCAIARALVTKPSLLLMDEPFAALDEVTRFKLNDDLVTLKQDLQATIVFVTHSIFESAFLSTRIIVMSKPRGRIVDEIAIDPGLVRDADFRTSAVFSDICRRASHALRKATGEAA is encoded by the coding sequence ATGGCTAGCCCCCTCGTCTCCCTGCACGCCGTCTCCAAGACTTTCCCCAGCGGCGTCACCGCGCTGTCGGGCGTCGACCTCGACGTGCGCCGGGGCGAGGCGCTGACGCTGCTCGGCCCTTCCGGCTGCGGCAAGTCGACCGTGCTGCGGCTCATTTCGGGCCTCGCCAAGCCGAGCGGCGGCGCGATCAGCTGGGACGATCCCATGGCGCGCAAGAATATCGGCTTCGTCTTTCAGGACCCGACGCTGCTGCCCTGGGCGAGCGTTTTCGACAATGTCTATTTGCCGCTGCGGCTCGCGGGCGCGGGCCGCACGGAGGCCGTTCCGCGCATCGAGGACGCGCTCGCGCGCGTCGGACTATCCGAGTTTGCATCCGCTTTGCCGCGCGAACTTTCCGGCGGCATGAAGATGCGCTGCGCCATCGCCCGCGCCCTCGTCACCAAACCTTCGCTTCTTTTGATGGACGAGCCTTTCGCCGCGCTCGACGAAGTGACGCGCTTCAAGCTCAATGACGATCTCGTCACGCTCAAACAGGATCTTCAGGCGACCATCGTCTTCGTCACCCATTCCATCTTCGAGAGCGCCTTTCTTTCGACGCGCATCATCGTGATGTCGAAGCCGCGCGGGCGCATCGTCGACGAGATCGCGATCGACCCGGGGCTCGTCCGCGACGCGGACTTCCGCACCAGCGCCGTCTTTTCCGACATATGCCGCCGCGCCTCCCACGCGCTGCGCAAGGCCACGGGAGAGGCCGCTTGA
- a CDS encoding ABC transporter substrate-binding protein, with translation MFRCSLVTFFAVVALPAFALEKATFATNWRAQAEHGGFYQALVDGTYARYGLDVTIQQGGPQINARLLLAAGRVDFAMGANTIQMFESVQQNVPVVTVASMFQIEPAVFMSHPGEGLDRFEDLPSATVFIASDFRASVWQWLKQSYGFKDEKAKPYGFNSAPFIADKKSVQEGILTSEPYAIEQKAGFRPNVFLLADYGYDSYSTTIETRAETIDKKLDLVQRFVDASIIGWYAYLYGDNAAANAAIKRDNPEMTDAQLAFSLAKMKERGIVDSGDALALGIGAMTDARMTSFFDKISKAGVVPAELDYRKGYTLRFIGKKVGMELRR, from the coding sequence ATGTTTCGTTGCAGCCTTGTTACTTTCTTCGCGGTCGTCGCCCTCCCCGCTTTCGCCCTGGAGAAAGCGACCTTCGCGACGAACTGGCGCGCGCAGGCCGAACATGGCGGGTTCTATCAGGCCCTCGTCGACGGCACCTACGCCCGTTACGGTCTCGACGTCACGATCCAGCAGGGCGGGCCGCAGATCAATGCGCGGCTGCTGCTCGCCGCGGGCCGGGTGGATTTCGCCATGGGCGCGAATACGATCCAGATGTTCGAATCCGTGCAGCAGAACGTCCCCGTCGTCACGGTGGCGAGCATGTTCCAGATCGAGCCGGCGGTCTTCATGTCGCATCCCGGCGAAGGGCTCGACCGTTTCGAGGATCTGCCGAGCGCGACCGTCTTCATCGCAAGCGATTTCCGCGCCTCGGTCTGGCAATGGCTCAAACAGAGCTACGGCTTCAAGGATGAGAAGGCGAAACCTTACGGCTTCAATTCCGCGCCTTTTATCGCGGACAAGAAGTCCGTGCAGGAAGGCATATTGACCTCCGAGCCCTACGCCATCGAACAAAAAGCCGGCTTCAGGCCGAATGTCTTTCTGCTCGCGGATTATGGCTATGACAGCTATTCGACGACGATCGAGACGCGCGCCGAGACGATCGACAAGAAGCTCGACCTCGTGCAGCGTTTCGTCGATGCGTCGATCATCGGCTGGTACGCTTACCTCTATGGCGACAACGCCGCCGCCAATGCGGCGATCAAGCGCGACAATCCGGAAATGACGGACGCCCAGCTCGCCTTCTCGCTCGCAAAAATGAAGGAGCGCGGCATTGTGGATTCAGGCGACGCGCTGGCGCTCGGCATCGGCGCCATGACCGACGCGCGGATGACAAGCTTCTTCGACAAGATTTCGAAAGCTGGCGTCGTTCCAGCGGAGCTGGATTACAGGAAGGGTTACACGCTTCGCTTCATCGGCAAGAAGGTCGGGATGGAGCTGCGGCGGTGA
- a CDS encoding GNAT family N-acetyltransferase codes for MTIVRDISEQDAQAWRALWAGYNAFYETVLPPDVTAHTFNGLLDPSAPMIGRVVEVDGRVAGFSISILHACSWSIAPVCYLEDLFVDPACRRKGLGKALIEDLVELGREKGWSRLYWHTKAGNAQARRLYDLFVPADDFVRYRLKL; via the coding sequence ATGACGATCGTCAGGGACATAAGCGAACAGGACGCGCAGGCGTGGCGGGCGCTTTGGGCCGGCTACAACGCGTTCTACGAAACAGTCCTGCCCCCGGACGTCACGGCGCATACCTTCAACGGATTGCTGGACCCGAGCGCGCCGATGATCGGACGCGTCGTAGAGGTCGACGGCCGCGTCGCCGGTTTTTCCATCTCGATCCTGCACGCCTGCAGCTGGTCGATCGCTCCGGTCTGCTATCTTGAAGACCTGTTCGTCGATCCGGCCTGCCGCAGGAAAGGGCTCGGCAAAGCGCTGATTGAGGATCTCGTGGAGCTCGGCCGCGAAAAGGGGTGGTCGCGTCTTTACTGGCACACCAAAGCGGGCAATGCGCAAGCGCGTCGACTTTACGACCTTTTCGTCCCCGCCGACGATTTCGTGCGCTACCGCCTGAAGCTATAG
- a CDS encoding ABC transporter permease, with product MPPRLPRAAQGHGRGRLTKLRDIAVPLAVFAAALVIWEGIVAWKAIPPYVLPAPSAIFAKLIEDRDLLFSSLLATLGVTLKALLIAVICGVALALLLAQSKWLERALLPFAVILQVTPIIAIAPLLLVYMQPENAVLVCAFLVAFFPILSNTALGLASVDYALRDLFDLYRASAWQKLVYLRLPAALPQFLTGLRIGGGLSLVGAIVAELAAGASGQGTGLAYRIVEAGFRLDIPRMFAALALISAAGLAIYGALAALSHYLLRGWHESARECGE from the coding sequence ATGCCGCCGCGCCTCCCACGCGCTGCGCAAGGCCACGGGAGAGGCCGCTTGACGAAGCTGCGCGACATCGCGGTCCCCCTCGCCGTTTTCGCGGCGGCGCTCGTAATTTGGGAAGGGATCGTCGCCTGGAAGGCGATCCCGCCTTATGTGCTGCCGGCTCCCAGCGCAATCTTCGCGAAGCTGATCGAAGATCGCGATCTGCTCTTCTCTTCGCTCCTCGCGACGCTGGGCGTGACGCTGAAAGCGCTGCTCATCGCCGTCATCTGCGGCGTCGCGCTCGCTTTGCTGCTGGCGCAGTCGAAGTGGCTGGAGCGCGCCCTTCTGCCCTTCGCGGTCATTCTGCAGGTGACGCCGATCATCGCCATCGCGCCGCTTCTCCTTGTTTATATGCAGCCGGAAAACGCCGTGCTGGTCTGCGCCTTTCTCGTCGCATTCTTTCCGATCCTCTCGAATACGGCGCTCGGCCTCGCCTCGGTCGACTACGCATTACGCGACCTTTTCGACCTTTATCGCGCCTCGGCCTGGCAAAAACTCGTCTATTTGCGACTGCCGGCGGCGCTGCCGCAATTTCTCACGGGCCTGCGTATCGGCGGCGGCCTGTCGCTCGTCGGCGCCATCGTCGCGGAATTGGCGGCGGGCGCGTCGGGTCAGGGAACGGGCCTCGCCTATCGCATCGTGGAAGCGGGCTTCCGGCTGGACATTCCTCGCATGTTCGCCGCGCTCGCTCTGATCTCGGCGGCGGGACTGGCGATCTACGGCGCGCTGGCGGCGCTATCTCATTACTTGCTGCGCGGATGGCATGAAAGCGCGCGGGAGTGTGGAGAATGA